The Phyllopteryx taeniolatus isolate TA_2022b chromosome 14, UOR_Ptae_1.2, whole genome shotgun sequence genome has a window encoding:
- the tmem275a gene encoding transmembrane protein 275 → MVITDRNSGAAASKKEPAKDKKRRASRLHGLPSPALCCACGLCIMLAGLNITLVGVFAFRTLVPSANPSIVIGPILLLVAFSFFGACCVCSRLPPPPHSSRGAKTGARGLNLIGNDGLAGGAAFEIETSEHTLQDTTAVQLSPTSSPASSRGSGSENQAPDGSLPGTCQLFTMETDGSPDSSGATYSASAASGGEVRLNLPREEVAT, encoded by the coding sequence ATGGTCATCACCGATAGAAACTCGGGCGCGGCCGCGTCCAAGAAGGAGCCGGCGAAGGACAAAAAGCGTCGGGCGTCCCGTCTGCACGGCCTGCCGTCTCCGGCCCTGTGCTGCGCCTGCGGCCTGTGCATCATGCTGGCCGGACTCAACATCACCCTGGTGGGAGTTTTCGCCTTCAGGACCCTGGTGCCTTCCGCCAACCCTTCCATCGTCATCGGACCCATCCTGCTGCTGGTGGCCTTTTCCTTTTTCGGGGCCTGCTGCGTGTGCAGccgcctccctcctcctcctcacagcTCGCGCGGGGCCAAGACGGGCGCTCGGGGCCTGAACCTGATCGGGAACGACGGGCTGGCCGGCGGGGCGGCGTTCGAAATCGAGACCAGCGAGCACACGCTGCAGGACACCACGGCCGTGCAGCTCAGCCCCACGTCCTCCCCGGCGTCCTCCCGGGGATCCGGCTCTGAAAACCAGGCTCCTGACGGGTCTCTGCCCGGCACCTGCCAGCTCTTCACCATGGAGACGGACGGCTCGCCGGATTCTAGCGGGGCGACCTACTCGGCGTCCGCCGCCTCAGGAGGGGAGGTGAGGCTCAACCTGCCTCGAGAAGAAGTGGCCACCTAG